The Montipora foliosa isolate CH-2021 chromosome 10, ASM3666993v2, whole genome shotgun sequence genomic sequence ACGATCTATCTCACATACAGCTGCTGTGGTTCCTTTCACTTGTCTGGCTCGTAAAGCCTCGTACATATCTGACGCGGTCAAAATGTCGTGACCCTCGTGACAGTAACGTCGGATGGCACCCTTTAAGGGGCTGATGATACGGTCACACACATCCTTGCCATACTGTGGCTCAGAGAAGTCGTATCTATAGGAAACCAgatacaagaaacaaataagcgCGACATCCTTTGCAACCAACAGCCAAGATAGTTATTTTGCATTGTAATTCACATTAAGTGAGCGTAGATACatgaaaatatgttttctatGAAAATACATATATAATACATCTCATTAAATATGTATCACATTTCATGAGTAATTGTTTAGTACTTTAGAATTTTGATATTTCATTTAATGGagtgctttttttttgctttagctTACTTTGCTTGGAGTGATTGATGTTAAAAAGTCCACATAGGTACCTCCATATGCATACTTTTGGAATTGACTCCTATTTCATATTTTGAGGTTCCATAAAGTACTCTACAGATTGCAAGTTCTATCATTTCGATTACCTCATTACTGTTATGCCAACTTGCTCACCAAACTGGCTAACCGCCGCTATAAGGTTATTGTTAAAGTAACAGCCAGCACCATCAGAGCGTAGGTAGGCCCTACTGATGTGTGGTCGATCAGCTTTCACAATCTTCAGCAGGTGTGTCAGGATCCCGCACACTGCATACCAGTCCTGAGTGCAGCTATCAAAGAGGTGAACATACGAAACTATCTCCAGGTCTTGCTCACCAACAGGCTTCGATACAATGCAGCTAACGTGCCAACTCATCCCACGCTTGCCAAACCATTCCGATTGCTTTTCCCTGTACTTCATTTGGTTGAGCTTCATTGCCCAATCCATTACTATCAAAATAGACTCACTGGTAATGGCCTTCAGCGCATCAACTTTTGCTTTGTCTTGATTCTCTGCTCTTAAGATGTGTGCTTTCCACTGAAACACCATATCTTGTGCATGGCTGCCATCATGTAGGAGGTCCTCCTTTCGTTCAGAACTGTAGAAGCTGATGTATGGTGACTCAATTTCCGACAAAACAGAAAGCATAGTTGTCTTCAGTGATTCACATTGGTCACACTCTTCAAGATGCTGTTGGTCGCAGGATACTTGAAAATTGCTGTTCTGGGGGTCACTAAGGGCATAACGCCTACAGTGGTCGGGACATAGGTCGTTGCCTCCTCGACAGTGCGCTCGATAGTCGGTTTTCAGATAGCGCTTTCCTTCCTTAAGCTTTCTTCGTATAGTGTCGCACCACTCCTGAGTTGATCCGCTTTTCTCCAACTCCTCTACGATCTTGTGAAGAGTATCGAAGCCATCTGCTCCACTTGCTGATATGTTGTCAAGTCCCTGAAGTGATTTCCGTTGGGAGGATTCTCTGACCTTTAAGATTCGAAACAAAGTAGACCGTCCAAGGGACTCGAAGCCTTCACTGCTGCAATAACTGAGATATTGTTCTATCATAGTGGATCTCCCTACTGTTCGCACAATGTTGGGCATCACTAGCTGTTCACCAGATTCTAATCGCAATGTCCTGGTTCCATACGAAACGTCTTGATAAAAGTACGGTTGATCGATAAATGACAAGAAATGATTCAGCTTTACCAAATCAATCTTGATTCTGTGGTGTGGCGTTTTCTCCAGTATACTCATCCCAGGACCGACGGTCTTTGCATGTTCCCTCGCCTTCTTAATCTGACGGTCACTCAGATTCTCAAAAGGGGCGTGGATTTGTTTCAGTTCAGTAGACGAATATCGCAGCACGTATATACTTAGAATCTGAGTTTTAAGACCTCTATTTGGGGCATTTCTGTATGCAGTTACCAATGCGGTTAGATCGCTGCCttgtgatgatgataatttaaAAGCTTCTAATAGCTCCTTACTGGCATTTGGTGCGATAACGCTACAAACAGCTCGGCAGgcttcatcaactttttctttgcacaaCATCTTTTCGCTTTTTGTTGCCTCCTCCCAATTTGACGTCAGCCTAAACGTCAGTGGCTCTACTTCTTTGACGTCTGACAGAGTGGCGATTTGTGACATAGCCTCATTATACACCTTTAAAGCTGGGTCCACGTCTGACTCATCATCAGAGGATTGAGATTCCAGCTCATACATCTCTCCTGGCGTCCATTGTGGATCTGCTGACTTTGCTCTCGTCGGGGGCGCTGGAGTGCCTGGTGACCAAGCTTTCATTGCTGCGCGAGCATCCACTTTGCATTTCCTGGGACATAGAGGGAAAGGGTGTAATTATATCCTGAACGATCCTACCTGTAATTTCACATCTTTGCAGCTCTTTCAAAACCATTTTAAGCGTGAGCCGTAAGcataatattaaacaattacaAGCCTTAAGTATATCAGTCAGTTTCCCTCAGTGCGTGATCAAGCAagacttaaaaaagaaaaagcacgtGGCTAATATATATAcagtggcggatctaggggaggggCCCGGGCGCCCCCTTATTTTGGGTGAGGCAAGAAGAAATGACTGAAGTAAGAAGAGCCGGCTGGGCAAGTAAAATAGAACCGGGCCCCCTCCTTAGCTCAAagtctggatccgccactgataTAGTCACTGTTTGTTGAAGGGTTTGTACGGCTGTTTTCGTCTCAACTCTTTGCACTCGGCTTCACGTCGGCGGACCAAGGGAAAGAGGGACTGTACGTAGTCGAGATATATTTCAACGTTTCACACAGGAAAACAAATAATGCAACACCTATTCTTCCCAAAGAGTTATTTGTATTAtacacaagcaaacaaacagaaaaataaaactcTGAACACGCTGCCTTGTGTCATCTCACATTTTGAGCAAGGCCATCTTGTGAATCTTCGAGTAGAGCAGATAAAACTGGTGCGTACCTCGGTAATTCAACTGGAGCTGCTTCATCGACGTCTTTGTTTTCCAGCCATTTCCATTCGCTCTTCATTTTCTGACTGTGGTTCTTTCTGCAGCTGTTGCAGATGACTGAAAAGAACAAACGTCCATCATTGTAAAACGACTAGAAACACTTTTATTGTCGAAGTTTTGgcttaaaaaaatgatttttgaatAACAGATCAGTTACCCTGCAATAAAGTCCCTATCTTACACTACCTTCCATTTATTCCTTAGCCAGTTTGGCCCTTGATAATATGTCTATTTATATGTGCTGTAGATCATTGCAATTGATTTTTACTAAAATACTCACGCGATCCAACAGGAACAATGACACCAAACAGGTCTTTTACTTCCTTTGCAAGTTTTACGGTGAATGCACGGTCACTTTTCACCCCTTCTATCTTTCCTTTGTGCTCAGGGTACTGACACGGTGTTCTCCGGGTTTGATTTCCCCAATACTGCCCAAGATTAGCACGATGCCTTGGGCAAACCATCATACGTTGCACCTGTTGTTCAGTTAGGCAAAAATAGCCTGCACGCATCAAAATAAGTTCTTTCTCCGTTAAGCATTCTTTCGACAGATGACACCGTCTGAGATGTGCAGATATATCAGCGTCGCATTCGGAAAGGGGTACTAGCTCACCTTTGCTCTTAAAATCGCCGCATCCATCCGCATctttataaaaaaggaaacagtTTGTCTCACAAGTTGCCATGTTTTCGCACCAGCTtatctcaaaatgtttttgtaatATGATCTCTGGTATAAAAAGGTTCGAAATTTGCatagttattttttttcagatgtAGTTTGCTGAACCATTTTTCTGGATGCGGAAGAGGTAGAAAAGTCGGTTTATTTTCAGCATTACGACTTCCTTAAATACCTGAAAGACCTTGTTCTGCAAACTCTAAAGAATGAAAAATCATTTTTAAGTGCAATTCGGTTAGATGGTACGTGATAAGCTTGGCTTGTGTGCGATAAAATTTTAATTCTCAGACAGCTGCTATTTAACAtgattgaaaaagaaatggcCGCTAAAAAGGGAGTAAATGGCACGTAAACTGTGAATATGTACTTCTTTATACTCAAAAGAAGCTAAAATAATGTCGTATGTATTTTGAGTTGTTCCTTGAAATCTTATTAGGTcggtaaaaaattaaattagacCTTAAAGTGCCAAGTTCCTTGTTATCTCAGTAGAGTCTTAAGATGAACCCAAAGAAATCCAAGCCAAGGGTAATAATGGATAAATATGATTTATTTTGTATGAAACAGGACTTCTGGGCTGTTGAAACAACGTTAAATATTTTC encodes the following:
- the LOC137974147 gene encoding uncharacterized protein, which translates into the protein MATCETNCFLFYKDADGCGDFKSKGELVPLSECDADISAHLRRCHLSKECLTEKELILMRAGYFCLTEQQVQRMMVCPRHRANLGQYWGNQTRRTPCQYPEHKGKIEGVKSDRAFTVKLAKEVKDLFGVIVPVGSLICNSCRKNHSQKMKSEWKWLENKDVDEAAPVELPRKCKVDARAAMKAWSPGTPAPPTRAKSADPQWTPGEMYELESQSSDDESDVDPALKVYNEAMSQIATLSDVKEVEPLTFRLTSNWEEATKSEKMLCKEKVDEACRAVCSVIAPNASKELLEAFKLSSSQGSDLTALVTAYRNAPNRGLKTQILSIYVLRYSSTELKQIHAPFENLSDRQIKKAREHAKTVGPGMSILEKTPHHRIKIDLVKLNHFLSFIDQPYFYQDVSYGTRTLRLESGEQLVMPNIVRTVGRSTMIEQYLSYCSSEGFESLGRSTLFRILKVRESSQRKSLQGLDNISASGADGFDTLHKIVEELEKSGSTQEWCDTIRRKLKEGKRYLKTDYRAHCRGGNDLCPDHCRRYALSDPQNSNFQVSCDQQHLEECDQCESLKTTMLSVLSEIESPYISFYSSERKEDLLHDGSHAQDMVFQWKAHILRAENQDKAKVDALKAITSESILIVMDWAMKLNQMKYREKQSEWFGKRGMSWHVSCIVSKPVGEQDLEIVSYVHLFDSCTQDWYAVCGILTHLLKIVKADRPHISRAYLRSDGAGCYFNNNLIAAVSQFGEQVGITVMRYDFSEPQYGKDVCDRIISPLKGAIRRYCHEGHDILTASDMYEALRARQVKGTTAAVCEIDRNQVLKVNRITNFSAFHNFKYDASGLLVSKAYDIGPGEQVLWSDLDVQCPGIITVKEVDERCFFPVAPRRMKAPGDESDETQLLFECKEPGCSYVFATFEMLQDHVNFGEHGLTVQPQEGIYDRLRRQWAYKFSTLSLTDDSRKEEKQPAGQERASPKEAWKSEGEGWALQKPRGGSTRFSEKVKSFLKDRFNAGAQTGRKADPAQVATDIRKVRNADGTRKFSSNEWLTKAQVQSYFSRLSSLNRKASRTLQRDKVKGNNEDSDDEDDVLILEEELEYLDEKLRNEEIDDICNQVGVIHPIMYDGYDLCEQVRLDKLSAFTVSTLRTMCKHFELSFRSKDNKPRLMDKIKEMVRECSCSHLGPTD